One Cucurbita pepo subsp. pepo cultivar mu-cu-16 chromosome LG07, ASM280686v2, whole genome shotgun sequence genomic region harbors:
- the LOC111798205 gene encoding auxin efflux carrier component 5 — MIGWEDVFKVLSAMAPLYFALVLGYGSVKWWKIFSTEQCDAINKLVCYFTLPLFTFEFTSHIDPFHLNFHFIAADAISKLVIVLVLAFWAKCSSKGSYCWSITSFSLSTLTNALVIGVPLAKVMYGQMAVDLVVQGSVIQAIIWLTMLLFVLELRRTGLNLVASRESSSSDDDGHEKAIQMVGEGGKDVEGGAMEVEERRSNSHKPSFKLLMKKVWLKLVANPNSYACIIGLAWAFVAKRWHIEMPDIMEGSILIMSKAGIGTAMFNMGIFMALQEKLIACGATLTIIGMVLKFIAGPAAMAIGSIAMGLHGDVLRVAIIQAAVPQSITSFIYAKEYGLHPEVFSTAVIFGAIISLPILVAYYAALEFIVH; from the exons ATGATTGGTTGGGAAGATGTTTTCAAGGTGTTGTCGGCCATGGCTCCATTATACTTCGCTTTGGTCTTAGGCTATGGCTCAGTGAAATGGTGGAAGATCTTTAGCACTGAACAATGCGACGCCATTAACAAGCTCGTTTGCTATTTCACTCTTCCTCTTTTCACCTTTGAATTCACTTCCCACATCGACCCTTTTCACCTCAACTTCCATTTCATCGCCGCCGACGCTATCTCGAAGCTCGTTATCGTCCTCGTCCTCGCCTTTTGGGCTAAGTGTAGTAGCAAAGGGAGTTATTGTTGGTCTATCACTAGCTTCTCGCTCTCTACTCTAACGAATGCGCTCGTCATTGGTGTGCCACTTGCAAAGGTCATGTATGGCCAGATGGCGGTCGACCTCGTCGTGCAG GGTTCGGTGATTCAGGCCATTATTTGGCTGACAATGCTACTATTTGTATTGGAACTTCGACGAACGGGGTTGAATTTGGTAGCTAGTAGAGAATCTTCGAGCTCGGACGATGACGGGCACGAAAAAGCTATACAAATGGTGGGAGAAGGAGGGAAGGATGTGGAAGGAGGAGCCATGGAGGTTgaggaaagaagaagcaaTAGCCACAAGCCTTCTTTCAAgcttttgatgaagaaagttTGGCTAAAGTTGGTTGCAAATCCCAACTCTTATGCTTGTATCATTGGTTTGGCTTGGGCATTTGTTGCAAAAAG ATGGCACATTGAAATGCCCGACATCATGGAAGGATCTATTCTAATCATGTCGAAAGCCGGGATTGGTACTGCCATGTTTAATATGG GAATCTTCATGGCATTGCAAGAGAAGTTGATAGCTTGTGGAGCTACCCTTACCATAATAGGAATGGTTCTAAAGTTTATTGCTGGACCAGCTGCCATGGCCATTGGCTCCATCGCCATGGGCTTGCATGGTGACGTTCTACGTGTCGCTATTATACAG GCAGCAGTACCACAATCCATTACCTCTTTTATTTACGCCAAAGAATATGGGTTACATCCTGAAGTTTTCAGCACAGC GGTGATTTTTGGGGCAATAATTTCTCTTCCTATATTGGTGGCTTATTATGCAGCTCTAGAATTCATTGTACATTGA